A region from the Beduinella massiliensis genome encodes:
- a CDS encoding extracellular solute-binding protein: MKTKCLCLLLCVLTLFSTAALAAPGDAQFYSDSSDGEALTGWQGGALVLTSKGLERIGADGSSALLFPAPKELGGGYDALIYGDGTTLYALDKTTGALYTWDLTTGGLTLLCQLDWDGLGMTMDGYTFAAEVSSLLVADGSATLLLTGDDYLTASLLRFDLATGARTATGVKRLVSVTPYQDGKLLGSTYDPYAAEGSRSRLMVIDPAAGRAEDVGPLPDNAAGLIYDAANGYFYCLSASELHRGRVGEMTECVAYIPSNAPYVSLTSADRQPQTAILEGGLFASLDYGVLTVRNADPQYKPSRTLRISGGSSDSAYRAFVREHPEVPVLFTPVLSSADDVMRAMVGGDGADLYVLPVSSSLYAPLIEKGYLADLTQNETVRSLVERMYPALAEGLMQDGKIYAMPSTIYAQTLGYSPYVLEQLGLTEDDLPKTLPEFLEFVGRWDDEFAEEHPSLSLFTDTLDMSEAKLLFFDRMLSQYEAMLRLRGEEITFDTPLFRELLAALESANLPELAESIFDVTSGVSRSYTIFDDSAKPTALFDFYYSAYLMDYNLDQGYKPLLLPLAEDAPALLEAYMEVYVVNASSKNADLALSYLETVAGNLGDGLERTLLPDVNDPVENPNMLENIREGEASLKEAEERGDEESAAVLREQLAYTRKYRYAISPEDIEAYRSIADKLTLSPVSAIGSDYAQDLLKRYLTGQIDADGFIRQLQQKLRMAQLEQIG; encoded by the coding sequence ATGAAAACCAAATGCCTTTGCCTCCTTCTGTGCGTGCTCACGCTGTTTTCCACCGCCGCGCTGGCCGCGCCAGGCGACGCGCAGTTCTACTCCGATTCCTCCGATGGCGAGGCGCTGACCGGCTGGCAGGGCGGGGCCCTCGTGCTCACGTCCAAGGGGCTTGAACGGATCGGCGCCGACGGCAGCTCGGCCCTGCTCTTCCCCGCGCCGAAGGAACTGGGCGGCGGCTACGACGCGCTGATCTACGGCGACGGCACGACGCTTTACGCGCTCGATAAGACGACCGGCGCGCTCTACACCTGGGATCTGACGACCGGCGGTCTGACCCTCCTGTGCCAGCTCGACTGGGACGGCCTGGGCATGACGATGGACGGCTACACCTTCGCGGCAGAGGTTTCCTCGCTGCTCGTCGCGGACGGCAGCGCCACGCTGCTGCTGACGGGCGACGATTACCTGACCGCCTCGCTCCTGCGCTTCGACCTCGCAACCGGCGCGCGCACCGCGACCGGCGTGAAGCGCCTGGTCAGCGTGACGCCCTATCAGGACGGAAAGCTGCTCGGCTCCACCTACGACCCGTACGCGGCCGAGGGCAGCAGAAGCCGCCTGATGGTGATCGACCCCGCGGCCGGAAGGGCCGAGGACGTGGGCCCGCTGCCGGACAACGCCGCAGGCCTCATCTACGACGCGGCGAACGGCTATTTCTATTGTCTGAGCGCGAGCGAGCTGCATCGCGGCCGCGTCGGGGAGATGACGGAGTGCGTGGCCTACATTCCCTCCAACGCCCCCTACGTCAGCCTGACCTCCGCAGACCGCCAGCCGCAGACCGCGATTTTGGAGGGCGGCCTCTTCGCCTCTCTGGACTACGGCGTGCTGACGGTGCGCAACGCGGACCCGCAGTACAAGCCCAGCCGCACGCTGCGCATCAGCGGCGGCAGCTCGGACAGCGCCTACCGCGCGTTCGTCCGGGAGCATCCGGAGGTTCCTGTGCTCTTCACGCCGGTTCTCAGCTCCGCGGACGATGTGATGCGCGCGATGGTCGGCGGCGACGGTGCGGACCTGTACGTGCTGCCGGTCAGCAGCTCGCTGTACGCTCCGCTGATTGAGAAGGGCTATCTGGCCGACCTGACGCAGAACGAGACCGTCCGTTCGCTGGTGGAGCGGATGTATCCCGCCCTCGCCGAGGGCCTGATGCAGGACGGCAAGATCTACGCCATGCCCTCCACGATATACGCGCAGACCCTGGGCTACAGCCCTTATGTGCTCGAACAGCTCGGCCTCACAGAGGACGACCTGCCGAAGACGCTGCCGGAGTTCCTCGAATTCGTGGGCCGCTGGGACGACGAATTTGCGGAGGAGCACCCCTCGCTTTCCCTGTTCACGGACACGCTCGACATGTCTGAGGCCAAGCTGCTCTTCTTCGACCGGATGCTCTCGCAGTACGAGGCGATGCTCAGGCTCCGCGGCGAGGAAATCACATTCGATACCCCCCTCTTCCGCGAGCTGCTGGCCGCGCTGGAAAGCGCGAACCTGCCGGAGCTGGCCGAATCCATCTTCGACGTAACCTCGGGCGTGTCCCGCTCTTACACGATCTTCGACGATTCCGCCAAGCCCACCGCCCTGTTCGACTTCTACTACTCGGCCTACCTCATGGATTACAACCTCGACCAGGGCTACAAGCCGCTGCTGCTGCCCCTCGCAGAGGACGCGCCCGCGCTGCTGGAAGCGTACATGGAGGTGTACGTCGTGAACGCCTCCAGCAAAAACGCGGACCTCGCCCTCTCCTACCTGGAGACGGTCGCAGGCAACCTGGGCGACGGCCTCGAGCGCACGCTGCTGCCGGACGTGAACGACCCGGTTGAAAACCCGAACATGCTGGAAAACATCCGGGAGGGCGAGGCGTCCCTCAAGGAGGCGGAGGAGCGCGGCGACGAGGAAAGCGCGGCGGTGCTGCGCGAACAGCTCGCCTACACCCGGAAATATCGCTACGCCATCTCCCCTGAAGACATCGAAGCGTACCGCAGCATCGCGGATAAGCTGACGCTCTCCCCCGTCAGCGCGATCGGGAGCGATTACGCGCAGGATTTGCTCAAGCGCTACCTGACCGGCCAGATCGACGCGGACGGCTTTATCCGCCAGCTGCAGCAGAAGCTGCGCATGGCGCAGTTGGAACAGATCGGGTAA
- a CDS encoding cation-translocating P-type ATPase: protein MRYEIQEAKDVLAELSTGQDGLSPDEAARRFAQNGPNKLAEQKKPSLLVRFLSQLRDPMTLILLAAAAVSGFTAAYAHESFADVVIILAVVIINALLGVIQESKAEQAIEALQEMAAAQSRVRRGGEVVTLASSELVCGDIVLLEAGDAVPADARILESASLKVEEAALTGESVPVEKQEGALKAEDGRDIPLGDRRNMAYMGSTVVYGRGVAVVTGTGMGTEMGKIAGALQDAKDERTPLQLRLSQLSRILSLAVLGICAFIFGLGVWRAWPIAEAAALIDTFMVAVSLAVAAIPEGLATVVTIVLSIGVTRMSRRNAIIRRLTAVETLGCAQVVCSDKTGTLTQNRMTVVEHAGADEDATARAMALCSDARLDAHGAAQGEPTEAALVQWAANRGLQKHELETAAPRVMEAPFDSGRKMMSTVHEADGAFVQYTKGAPDALLSRCTHAMRGGERVPLTDELRGEILAQNKAFADRALRVLAAAERRHESRPDDASPEALERELTFLGLAGMIDPIRPEAAEAVARCRTAGIRPVMITGDHKDTAVAIARELGILHSPDEAITGAQLDEIPDEQLSKDIERYSVYARVQPEHKVRIVNAWRALGRVTAMTGDGVNDAPSIKAADIGVGMGITGTDVTKNVADMVLTDDNFATIVTAVEEGRRIYDNIRKSIQFLLSSNLSEVVGIFVATLLGFTLLRPVHLLWINLITDTFPALALGMERAEDDIMQRPPRDPKEGVLAGGLGIGALYQGVLVAAITLSAYLIGHFMESGQWAFVNSPDGMTMAFLTLSMAEIFHAFNMRSQHRSVFALKSHNLVLWGAMALSLLLTTAVIYVPFLSNAFGFEHISLAEYGVALGLAFLVIPVVELVKLAQRKRAEKKN, encoded by the coding sequence ATGCGTTATGAAATCCAGGAAGCAAAGGACGTGCTCGCGGAGCTTTCCACCGGCCAGGACGGTCTTTCGCCGGATGAGGCCGCGCGCCGCTTTGCGCAAAACGGCCCCAACAAGCTGGCGGAACAGAAAAAGCCCTCGCTGCTCGTCCGCTTCCTCTCCCAGCTGCGGGATCCCATGACCCTCATCCTGCTCGCGGCGGCGGCCGTCTCCGGCTTTACCGCCGCCTACGCCCACGAATCGTTTGCGGACGTGGTCATCATCCTCGCGGTCGTCATCATCAACGCCCTGCTCGGCGTCATTCAGGAGAGCAAGGCCGAGCAGGCCATCGAAGCCCTGCAGGAGATGGCGGCCGCCCAGAGCCGCGTGCGCCGCGGCGGCGAGGTCGTGACCCTCGCCAGCAGCGAGCTGGTGTGCGGCGACATCGTGCTGCTCGAAGCGGGCGACGCCGTGCCCGCCGACGCGCGCATCCTCGAAAGCGCGAGCCTCAAGGTCGAGGAAGCCGCGCTGACAGGCGAATCGGTGCCCGTGGAAAAGCAGGAAGGCGCGCTTAAAGCGGAGGACGGGCGGGACATCCCGCTCGGCGACCGGCGCAACATGGCCTACATGGGCTCCACCGTCGTCTACGGCCGCGGCGTCGCGGTCGTCACCGGCACGGGCATGGGCACGGAGATGGGCAAAATCGCGGGCGCGCTGCAGGACGCGAAGGACGAACGCACGCCCCTTCAGCTGCGCCTTTCGCAGCTCAGCCGCATCCTCTCCCTCGCCGTGCTGGGCATCTGCGCGTTCATCTTCGGGCTGGGCGTGTGGCGCGCCTGGCCGATCGCGGAGGCCGCCGCCCTGATCGACACGTTCATGGTCGCCGTCAGCCTCGCCGTCGCCGCGATTCCGGAGGGCCTGGCGACGGTCGTGACGATCGTGCTCTCCATCGGCGTGACGCGCATGTCCAGGCGCAACGCCATCATCCGCCGCCTCACCGCCGTGGAAACGCTCGGCTGCGCGCAGGTCGTCTGTTCGGACAAGACGGGCACGCTCACGCAAAACCGCATGACCGTCGTGGAACACGCGGGCGCGGACGAGGACGCCACCGCGCGGGCGATGGCGCTCTGCTCCGACGCGCGGCTCGACGCGCACGGCGCCGCCCAGGGCGAGCCGACGGAGGCCGCGCTGGTTCAGTGGGCGGCGAACCGCGGCCTTCAAAAGCACGAGCTCGAAACCGCCGCCCCGCGCGTGATGGAAGCGCCCTTTGACTCCGGGCGCAAGATGATGTCCACCGTGCACGAGGCGGACGGCGCCTTCGTGCAGTACACCAAGGGCGCGCCGGACGCGCTGCTCTCCCGCTGCACGCATGCGATGCGCGGCGGCGAGCGCGTTCCCCTGACCGACGAACTGCGCGGCGAAATTCTTGCGCAGAACAAGGCCTTTGCCGACCGCGCCCTGCGCGTGCTGGCCGCCGCCGAGCGCCGCCACGAAAGCCGCCCGGACGACGCGTCGCCGGAGGCGCTGGAGCGGGAACTCACGTTTCTGGGCCTCGCGGGCATGATCGACCCCATCCGCCCGGAGGCGGCGGAGGCTGTCGCGCGCTGCCGGACGGCTGGCATCCGCCCCGTGATGATCACGGGCGACCACAAGGACACCGCCGTGGCCATCGCGCGGGAACTGGGCATCCTGCATTCGCCGGACGAGGCGATCACCGGCGCGCAGCTCGACGAGATCCCCGACGAACAGCTCTCAAAGGACATCGAGCGCTACAGCGTCTACGCGCGCGTGCAGCCGGAGCACAAGGTGCGCATCGTGAACGCCTGGCGCGCGCTCGGGCGCGTCACCGCCATGACGGGCGACGGCGTCAACGACGCGCCCTCCATCAAGGCGGCGGACATCGGCGTCGGCATGGGCATCACGGGCACGGACGTCACCAAGAACGTCGCGGATATGGTGCTGACGGACGACAACTTCGCCACCATCGTCACCGCGGTGGAAGAGGGGCGGCGCATCTACGACAACATCCGCAAGTCCATCCAGTTCCTGCTTTCCTCCAACCTCAGCGAGGTGGTGGGCATCTTCGTGGCGACGCTGCTGGGCTTCACGCTGCTGCGGCCCGTGCATTTGCTGTGGATCAACCTGATCACCGACACGTTCCCCGCGCTGGCGCTGGGCATGGAGCGCGCGGAGGACGACATCATGCAGCGCCCGCCGCGCGATCCGAAGGAGGGCGTCCTCGCCGGGGGACTTGGCATTGGCGCGCTCTATCAGGGCGTGCTCGTCGCCGCCATCACGCTTTCGGCTTACCTGATCGGCCACTTCATGGAGTCGGGCCAGTGGGCGTTCGTCAACAGCCCCGACGGCATGACCATGGCGTTCCTCACCCTGTCCATGGCGGAGATCTTCCACGCGTTCAACATGCGCTCGCAGCACAGGTCCGTCTTTGCCCTGAAGAGCCACAACCTCGTGCTCTGGGGGGCGATGGCGCTCTCCCTGCTGCTGACGACCGCCGTGATCTACGTGCCCTTCCTCTCGAACGCCTTCGGTTTTGAACACATCTCCCTCGCCGAATACGGCGTGGCGCTGGGCCTCGCGTTCCTCGTGATCCCGGTGGTGGAGCTCGTGAAGCTCGCGCAAAGAAAGCGGGCGGAAAAGAAAAACTGA
- a CDS encoding GNAT family N-acetyltransferase: MIGSEKRMRLEIGYLEDGRLRAGLNALTRAIYGFDFEAWYRGGFADGTYIPFTFFEGDEAVANVSVSELTFRLDGGALRLAQIGTVMTARSARGRGLSRALMEAALKRCAGRFDGVYLFANDSVLDFLSQVRL; this comes from the coding sequence GTGATCGGAAGTGAAAAGCGCATGCGCCTTGAAATCGGGTATCTTGAGGACGGCCGCCTGCGCGCGGGCCTGAACGCGCTGACGCGGGCGATTTACGGGTTCGACTTTGAAGCCTGGTATCGCGGCGGGTTCGCGGACGGAACCTACATTCCCTTTACGTTCTTTGAAGGGGATGAAGCGGTGGCGAACGTCTCCGTGAGCGAGCTGACGTTTCGGCTGGACGGCGGGGCGCTGCGCCTCGCGCAGATCGGCACGGTGATGACGGCGCGCAGCGCGCGCGGACGCGGGCTGTCGCGCGCGCTGATGGAGGCGGCGCTAAAGCGCTGCGCGGGACGCTTTGACGGCGTCTACCTCTTTGCAAACGACAGCGTGCTGGACTTTTTATCCCAGGTTCGGCTTTGA
- a CDS encoding TraX family protein translates to MSAFALRLVALLCMALDQLGLVLLPGVSLLRAVGRLALPLYCFLLCEGYRHTRSLRRYGLRLFLLALLSEVPFDLVHFDALFSPAGQNVVFTLCLSLLALCCYDALIVKKPLLCAASVLLCCMAAMLLRSDYAAYGVLLTLCFHVFADSPVRRAAGFAALLSAYLLQLYAAGAPASFLLLSPCALLALLPISLYNGRPGVKRLRFAFYAAYPLGLLALYLIRHFRLIPPYWYL, encoded by the coding sequence TTGTCCGCATTCGCGCTGCGCCTCGTCGCGCTTCTTTGCATGGCGCTGGACCAGCTGGGCCTCGTGCTGCTTCCGGGCGTCTCCCTCTTGCGCGCCGTGGGCCGCCTGGCCCTGCCGCTCTACTGCTTTCTGCTCTGTGAGGGATACCGCCATACCCGCAGCCTGCGCCGCTACGGCCTGCGCCTTTTCCTGCTTGCGCTCCTCAGCGAGGTGCCGTTTGACCTCGTGCACTTCGACGCGCTCTTTTCGCCCGCGGGGCAAAACGTGGTCTTTACATTATGCCTTTCCCTGCTTGCCCTATGCTGCTACGACGCGCTGATCGTGAAAAAGCCCCTGCTCTGCGCCGCCAGCGTGCTGCTCTGCTGCATGGCGGCCATGCTGCTGCGCTCGGATTACGCGGCCTACGGCGTGCTGCTGACGCTTTGCTTCCACGTCTTCGCGGACAGCCCCGTGCGCAGGGCGGCGGGCTTTGCGGCGCTGCTTTCGGCTTACCTGCTGCAGCTCTACGCCGCTGGCGCCCCGGCGTCCTTTTTGCTGCTCTCGCCCTGCGCGCTACTCGCCCTGCTGCCGATCTCGTTGTACAACGGCCGTCCCGGCGTAAAGCGGCTTCGCTTCGCTTTTTACGCCGCCTACCCGCTCGGCCTGCTCGCGCTCTACCTCATCCGCCACTTTCGGTTGATTCCGCCGTATTGGTACTTGTGA
- a CDS encoding peptidoglycan-binding protein, protein MNLKQQTGAALLTLTMLLASPASAARLLYTGTRGEDVRAVQLQLIDLGYAPGTADGIFGSRTKQAVSAFQQKAGLKADGVVGPKTFDKLEKAAGGSGGGEGDAPAVTPAPTQAPSGGGPSSSGAYRNLKYGSKGEDVSRVQRQLKALGYFSASVTGGYYSVTRDAVRAFQRDYGLSADGVAGRNTQTKLDSLVRADGTILGGSGDDTGSGGAPAPTPTPGPTPKPTQKPSANATPYPTLRKGATGDDVLMLQSKLKELGYYTGVVNGTYDSATVTAVKAFQKNNNTGVDGVAGAATLRILYERDPVRADEAPKPVPTVAPGVGEMQGPASSSVELAHWFDDVKQNYKNGQRLTVYDPSTGLGWKLKIYAMGRHADCEPLTAEDTAIMYKAFGNQNTWTPKPVYVNMPDGRWILATTHNVAHLTGSIQDNDFDGHLCVHFYRDMEECQQNDPNYGVTHQKAIRDAWSRLHP, encoded by the coding sequence TTGAACCTGAAACAACAGACGGGCGCGGCGCTGCTCACGCTCACGATGCTGCTGGCATCGCCGGCCTCGGCGGCCCGCCTGCTCTATACCGGCACAAGGGGCGAAGACGTGCGCGCGGTGCAGCTCCAGCTCATCGACCTGGGCTACGCCCCGGGGACGGCGGACGGCATCTTCGGCAGCCGCACCAAGCAAGCCGTTTCCGCCTTTCAGCAAAAGGCCGGGCTCAAGGCCGACGGCGTGGTCGGCCCCAAGACATTTGACAAGCTGGAGAAGGCCGCGGGCGGTTCAGGCGGCGGCGAAGGGGACGCGCCCGCCGTCACCCCGGCGCCCACCCAGGCGCCATCCGGCGGCGGTCCCTCCTCCAGCGGGGCGTACCGCAACCTGAAGTACGGCAGCAAGGGCGAGGACGTGTCGCGCGTGCAGCGCCAGCTCAAGGCCCTGGGCTACTTCAGCGCCTCGGTCACGGGCGGGTATTACAGCGTCACGCGCGACGCCGTGCGCGCCTTTCAGCGCGACTACGGCCTCTCCGCGGACGGCGTGGCCGGGCGCAACACGCAGACAAAGCTCGATTCGCTCGTGCGCGCGGACGGCACGATCCTCGGCGGCTCAGGCGATGATACCGGTTCAGGCGGCGCGCCCGCGCCCACCCCGACGCCGGGCCCCACGCCCAAGCCGACGCAGAAGCCGTCCGCGAACGCCACGCCCTATCCGACGCTGCGCAAGGGCGCGACCGGCGACGACGTGCTGATGCTGCAAAGCAAACTCAAGGAGCTGGGCTACTACACGGGCGTGGTAAACGGCACCTACGACAGCGCGACGGTCACCGCGGTAAAGGCGTTCCAGAAGAACAACAACACCGGCGTGGACGGCGTGGCGGGCGCGGCGACGCTGCGCATCCTCTACGAGCGCGACCCCGTGCGCGCGGACGAAGCGCCCAAGCCCGTGCCCACCGTGGCCCCCGGCGTCGGGGAGATGCAGGGGCCCGCCTCCTCCTCCGTGGAGCTCGCCCACTGGTTTGACGACGTGAAGCAGAACTACAAAAACGGCCAGAGGCTGACGGTCTACGACCCGTCTACCGGCCTTGGCTGGAAGCTCAAAATTTACGCGATGGGCCGCCACGCGGACTGCGAGCCCCTGACCGCCGAGGACACGGCGATCATGTACAAGGCCTTCGGCAACCAGAACACCTGGACGCCCAAGCCGGTCTACGTGAACATGCCCGACGGCCGCTGGATTCTCGCCACGACGCACAACGTCGCGCATCTGACCGGCTCCATCCAGGATAACGACTTCGACGGGCACCTGTGCGTGCACTTCTACCGCGACATGGAGGAGTGCCAGCAAAACGACCCGAATTACGGCGTTACCCATCAAAAGGCGATCCGCGACGCCTGGTCCAGGCTGCACCCCTGA
- a CDS encoding MarR family transcriptional regulator: MPKVHSPQRFVAFADEIRQFYRVESEQLLKLGVRATHCTMLHYLIDHPGMIQQELAEIYGASRSTMSGMLSDMEACGLIERRADPENRRCVRVFLTDHGLALAQEIRAAFWSYCERLLSDFTQEEVDQLEGFLEKLRR, translated from the coding sequence ATGCCGAAGGTTCATTCGCCGCAGCGCTTTGTCGCCTTTGCGGACGAGATCCGTCAGTTTTACCGGGTGGAGAGCGAACAGCTTTTAAAGCTGGGCGTGCGCGCCACGCACTGCACGATGCTGCATTACCTTATCGACCACCCCGGCATGATCCAGCAGGAGCTGGCCGAAATTTACGGCGCGTCCCGCTCGACCATGAGCGGAATGCTCAGCGACATGGAAGCGTGCGGCCTCATCGAGCGGCGCGCCGATCCGGAAAACCGGCGCTGTGTACGCGTGTTCCTGACGGATCACGGCCTCGCGCTGGCGCAGGAGATTCGCGCGGCGTTCTGGAGCTACTGCGAGCGGCTGCTTTCCGATTTCACACAGGAAGAAGTGGATCAGCTCGAGGGTTTTCTCGAAAAGCTCCGGCGGTAG
- a CDS encoding malic enzyme-like NAD(P)-binding protein: protein MDIKARALEKHYEWAGKLEIVPRCKVENSEDLSLAYTPGVAEPCLAIRDDYVKSFTLTGRHNLVAVVTDGTAVLGLGDIGPEAGMPVMEGKCALFKAFAGVDAFPICVRSKDVDEIVRTVYLISGSFGGINLEDIAAPRCFEIERRLKEICDIPVFHDDQHGTGIVVAAALLNALKVVKKEIGQVRAVINGAGSAGIAIGRHLLKLGVKDLTMVDRCGVIAEGMEGLNPAQEQMSRITNPARLTGTLADAMRGADVFIGVSAPGVVSAEMVASMNAGAIVFPMANPVPEIFPDEAKRAGAAVVGTGRSDYPNQINNVLAFPGIFRGALDVRARDINDEMKMAASHAIAALVSDAERTAEYILPKAFDPRVGKAVAEAVAQAARESGVARI from the coding sequence ATGGACATCAAAGCGCGCGCGCTTGAGAAGCACTACGAATGGGCGGGCAAGCTGGAAATCGTGCCCCGCTGCAAGGTTGAAAACAGCGAAGACCTGTCTCTTGCCTACACCCCCGGCGTGGCGGAGCCCTGCCTGGCGATCCGCGACGACTACGTCAAGTCCTTCACGCTCACCGGCAGGCACAACCTGGTCGCCGTGGTGACGGACGGCACGGCGGTGCTGGGCCTTGGGGATATCGGCCCCGAGGCGGGCATGCCCGTCATGGAGGGCAAGTGCGCGCTGTTCAAGGCGTTCGCGGGGGTGGACGCGTTCCCCATCTGCGTGCGCTCCAAGGACGTGGACGAGATCGTGCGCACGGTCTACCTGATCTCCGGCAGTTTCGGCGGCATCAACCTGGAGGACATCGCCGCGCCGCGCTGCTTTGAAATCGAGCGCAGGCTCAAGGAAATCTGCGACATCCCGGTTTTCCACGACGACCAGCACGGCACGGGCATCGTCGTGGCCGCCGCGCTGCTGAACGCGCTCAAGGTCGTGAAGAAGGAAATCGGCCAGGTGCGCGCCGTCATCAACGGCGCGGGCTCGGCGGGCATCGCCATCGGGCGGCACCTGCTGAAGCTGGGCGTGAAAGACCTCACGATGGTGGATCGCTGCGGCGTGATCGCGGAGGGCATGGAAGGGCTGAATCCCGCGCAGGAGCAGATGAGCCGCATCACGAACCCCGCGCGCCTGACCGGCACGCTGGCGGACGCGATGCGCGGCGCGGACGTGTTCATCGGCGTGAGCGCGCCGGGCGTCGTCAGCGCGGAGATGGTCGCCTCGATGAACGCGGGGGCCATCGTCTTCCCGATGGCCAACCCCGTGCCGGAAATCTTCCCGGACGAGGCGAAGCGCGCGGGCGCGGCGGTCGTGGGCACGGGCCGCAGCGACTACCCGAACCAGATCAACAACGTGCTGGCGTTCCCGGGCATCTTCCGCGGCGCGCTGGACGTGCGCGCGCGGGACATCAACGACGAAATGAAGATGGCGGCGTCGCACGCCATCGCCGCGCTGGTGTCGGACGCGGAGCGCACGGCGGAGTACATTTTGCCCAAGGCTTTCGATCCGCGCGTGGGCAAGGCGGTCGCGGAGGCGGTCGCCCAGGCGGCGCGGGAGAGCGGCGTGGCCCGGATTTGA
- a CDS encoding GNAT family N-acetyltransferase, which produces MEIEIVPVTAQNRAQALAMGVGPGQEGTVEPVAECLREAEQVACWRPVLLRCEDEAVGFAMYGHWAREDRVWLDRFLIDAPRQGQGLAKACLGPLLSRIEAEYGCQRIYLSVVEGNRIAERLYERFGFARNGERDIHGEHVMVRESAGLDALAKGR; this is translated from the coding sequence GTGGAAATTGAAATCGTGCCGGTGACGGCGCAAAATCGGGCGCAGGCGCTCGCGATGGGCGTCGGCCCCGGACAGGAGGGCACGGTGGAGCCTGTGGCGGAGTGCCTGCGCGAGGCGGAACAGGTCGCGTGCTGGCGGCCCGTGCTGCTGCGCTGCGAGGACGAGGCTGTGGGCTTTGCGATGTACGGCCATTGGGCGCGCGAAGACCGCGTGTGGCTCGACCGGTTCCTCATCGACGCGCCCCGGCAGGGGCAGGGGCTGGCGAAGGCGTGCTTGGGGCCGCTGCTCTCGCGCATCGAGGCGGAGTACGGCTGCCAGCGCATCTACCTGAGCGTGGTGGAGGGAAACCGGATCGCAGAGCGGCTGTACGAACGCTTCGGCTTTGCGCGAAACGGCGAGCGCGATATACACGGCGAGCACGTGATGGTGCGGGAAAGCGCAGGCCTGGACGCGCTTGCAAAAGGGCGGTAA